A genomic stretch from Armatimonadota bacterium includes:
- a CDS encoding trimethylamine methyltransferase family protein encodes MPIRRLHGGQLEVLSDDDIQMIHEAVLEVMSTVGVKVEHGEALGIYRDNGCDVDFEKQVVRMPEDVLKKALSTAPSEFTLYGKTSAFDVHVNLDDVYTIGGSSALTVLDLEGVRRPATLQDLSDLTRLLDGLENLHIMHALVVPQDIPQPGFDRILWATVMKNTNRNYYSQGQWGVSIRDQIEMAKVIQGSEAEVRAHPLFTIVICMMSPLIHSTERVDELIESARHGIPLYIEVDAMLGGTTPMTIAGTLVEECANVLTGIALAQFVNPGNPCVFAIASGLMSMSNGEYSGGAPETGLLHAATAQMAHFYKLPFQGGTGIDSTLPDAQAGYERALQVLTNSLAGTNFVHLSIGMMEQMLLASYEQAVIDNEILGAAFRIVQGVEVTRDAIGLDAIKEVGIGGNYLAHDHTVKYMRPHTWFPRITNREQWTPWMAGGGKDMSQRANERARQILAEHHPEPLTDDQEREIDRLALAAQVRAIAQGPYTMSGVQ; translated from the coding sequence ATGCCGATCAGACGCCTGCACGGTGGTCAACTTGAAGTGCTCTCCGACGATGATATACAGATGATCCACGAGGCGGTGCTCGAAGTGATGAGCACGGTCGGGGTGAAGGTCGAGCACGGTGAGGCGCTTGGCATCTACCGGGACAACGGGTGCGATGTTGATTTCGAGAAGCAGGTCGTCCGGATGCCGGAGGACGTGCTGAAGAAGGCGCTGAGCACCGCGCCGAGCGAGTTCACCCTCTACGGCAAGACATCGGCTTTCGACGTCCACGTCAACCTCGACGATGTCTATACCATCGGCGGCTCGTCGGCGCTGACGGTCCTCGACCTCGAGGGAGTCAGACGCCCAGCGACGCTGCAGGACCTGTCGGACCTCACGCGGCTGCTCGACGGCCTGGAGAACCTCCACATCATGCATGCGCTCGTCGTTCCGCAGGACATCCCCCAGCCGGGGTTCGACCGCATCCTCTGGGCGACCGTCATGAAGAACACCAACCGCAACTACTACTCCCAGGGCCAGTGGGGAGTCAGTATCCGCGACCAGATCGAGATGGCAAAGGTCATCCAGGGCAGCGAGGCGGAGGTCCGCGCGCATCCGCTCTTCACGATCGTCATCTGCATGATGAGCCCGCTGATCCACAGCACCGAGCGGGTTGACGAGCTGATCGAGTCGGCGAGGCACGGGATTCCGCTCTACATCGAGGTCGATGCGATGCTCGGCGGGACGACTCCGATGACCATCGCCGGGACGCTCGTCGAGGAGTGCGCAAACGTCCTGACCGGCATCGCGCTCGCCCAGTTTGTGAACCCGGGGAATCCGTGCGTCTTCGCGATCGCATCTGGGCTGATGAGCATGTCGAACGGCGAGTATTCGGGCGGCGCGCCGGAGACGGGGCTGCTTCATGCGGCCACCGCGCAGATGGCTCACTTCTACAAGCTGCCGTTCCAAGGCGGGACGGGCATCGACTCGACGCTCCCGGACGCCCAGGCGGGATACGAGCGGGCGCTCCAGGTGCTGACGAACTCGCTCGCCGGGACGAACTTCGTGCACCTTTCGATCGGCATGATGGAGCAGATGCTGCTGGCGAGTTACGAGCAGGCGGTGATCGACAACGAGATTCTCGGCGCGGCGTTCAGGATCGTGCAGGGGGTCGAGGTCACTCGCGACGCGATCGGCCTCGACGCGATCAAGGAGGTCGGCATCGGCGGGAACTACCTGGCGCACGATCACACGGTGAAGTACATGCGCCCGCACACCTGGTTCCCCCGGATCACGAACCGCGAGCAGTGGACGCCCTGGATGGCAGGTGGTGGGAAGGACATGTCCCAGAGGGCGAACGAGCGAGCACGTCAGATCCTCGCCGAGCATCATCCCGAGCCGCTCACCGACGATCAGGAGCGTGAGATCGACCGCCTTGCCCTCGCCGCCCAAGTGCGCGCTATTGCTCAGGGTCCTTACACTATGTCGGGGGTACAGTGA
- a CDS encoding type II toxin-antitoxin system HicA family toxin gives MKVRDLVRKLEEDGWYLVRTRGSHRQFKHATKGGVVTVHGHPSEDVPPGTLSNICKQAQWR, from the coding sequence ATGAAAGTTCGCGATCTGGTCAGGAAGCTTGAGGAAGACGGCTGGTATCTGGTTCGGACGCGAGGCAGTCATCGACAGTTCAAGCACGCCACGAAAGGTGGAGTGGTAACGGTGCACGGCCACCCTTCGGAAGACGTGCCGCCCGGAACCCTCAGCAACATCTGCAAGCAGGCGCAGTGGAGATGA
- a CDS encoding type II toxin-antitoxin system HicB family antitoxin: MKEYTVIYEHTENNWAAYSPDVPGCMATGKTREEAERNFRDALTFHIEGLKEEGLPIPEPTSEAGRISIAA; encoded by the coding sequence ATGAAGGAATACACGGTCATATATGAGCATACGGAGAACAACTGGGCGGCGTATTCGCCCGATGTCCCTGGGTGCATGGCGACGGGCAAGACGAGGGAAGAAGCCGAGCGCAACTTCCGGGATGCCCTGACCTTCCACATCGAAGGCCTCAAGGAAGAGGGCCTGCCGATCCCCGAGCCGACCTCCGAGGCAGGGCGAATCTCCATCGCGGCCTAG
- a CDS encoding TIM barrel protein yields the protein MPGIDVCIEPLFPDLSLVERAKRVRDAGFDAIEFWFYDMGGDRGIGELAGYCRSTGMLINNIVANSPDGAIGGSLTDPADRRKYVERVRESIRVAKDIGCDKMITCTGNFRAGVSREEQRRSVVDGLKAACEVCEAEGITLLLEALNTLVNHPGYFLDSSDEGAAICREVGSPNMKLLYDVYHMQIMEGNVIARIEQHLDVIGHFHSAGVPGRHELDDGELNYPEVLRRIDALGYKGLFGLEYWPSLPNDESLTKMRSLTR from the coding sequence ATGCCTGGGATAGATGTCTGCATTGAGCCCCTCTTTCCCGACCTCTCGCTGGTGGAGCGAGCGAAGAGAGTCCGTGACGCGGGATTCGACGCGATCGAGTTCTGGTTCTATGACATGGGCGGCGACCGAGGGATCGGTGAGCTTGCCGGGTACTGCCGCTCGACCGGCATGCTGATCAACAACATCGTGGCCAACTCGCCGGACGGAGCGATCGGCGGCTCCTTGACCGACCCGGCGGACAGGCGGAAGTATGTCGAGCGCGTCCGGGAGAGCATCCGGGTCGCGAAGGACATCGGCTGCGATAAGATGATCACCTGCACGGGCAACTTCCGCGCGGGCGTCTCACGGGAGGAGCAGCGCCGTAGCGTCGTGGACGGACTGAAGGCCGCGTGCGAGGTCTGCGAGGCGGAGGGGATCACGCTCCTGCTCGAAGCGCTGAACACCCTGGTGAACCATCCCGGCTACTTCCTCGACTCATCCGATGAGGGAGCGGCGATCTGTCGGGAGGTCGGCAGCCCGAACATGAAACTGCTCTACGATGTCTACCACATGCAGATCATGGAGGGAAATGTGATCGCGCGGATCGAGCAGCACCTCGATGTGATCGGCCACTTCCACTCCGCGGGCGTCCCGGGGAGGCATGAGCTTGACGACGGCGAGCTGAACTACCCCGAGGTCCTCCGCCGGATCGACGCGCTCGGATACAAGGGCCTCTTCGGCCTCGAGTACTGGCCGTCCCTCCCGAACGATGAGTCACTCACGAAGATGCGGTCGTTGACGAGGTAG
- a CDS encoding DegT/DnrJ/EryC1/StrS family aminotransferase, which translates to MEKLAIEGGPKAKTTPNIHMFPGGMEIGDEERAEIMEVLDHKYLFRYYGPEDFPSKVRQLEIAFARLIGTKYALAVNSCTSALISSLVAVGVGPGDEVIVPGYTFFASAASILAAKAIPIIAEVDDSLTLDPADFEAKITPQTKAVIPVHMRGAPCDMDAIMAIARKHGLKVIEDVAQACGGSYRGARLGGFGDCNAFSLQYHKIITSGEGGIVTTDDDRLYDRAQAYHDTAACWRPDRFGLPRYEGEVFPGVNFRMSELAGAVALVQLRKLDGLLAGMRRNKARIKGQLSDLPLTFRRMNDAEGDTAIALIFFLPDSALTARFAEALQAEGVAAACIFDKGIPDWHVYAHWKHIMDKVTATQEGCPYTCAYYGKKVEYSPDMCPNTLELLSRSIHIDIPPQMTDADCGMIAEGIRKVAAALL; encoded by the coding sequence ATGGAAAAGCTGGCAATCGAGGGCGGTCCGAAGGCGAAGACGACACCTAACATACACATGTTTCCCGGCGGGATGGAGATCGGCGACGAGGAGCGTGCCGAGATCATGGAGGTGCTCGACCACAAGTACCTGTTCCGCTACTACGGCCCGGAGGACTTCCCGTCGAAGGTCCGGCAGTTGGAGATCGCTTTCGCGCGCCTCATCGGAACGAAGTATGCTCTCGCGGTCAACTCGTGCACGTCCGCGCTGATCTCGTCGCTGGTGGCGGTCGGCGTCGGTCCGGGCGACGAGGTGATCGTCCCCGGCTACACGTTCTTCGCGTCGGCGGCCTCGATCCTCGCGGCGAAGGCGATCCCGATCATCGCTGAGGTCGACGACTCCCTGACGCTCGACCCGGCGGACTTCGAGGCGAAGATCACCCCTCAGACGAAGGCCGTCATCCCGGTCCACATGCGGGGCGCTCCGTGCGACATGGATGCGATCATGGCGATCGCGCGGAAGCATGGCCTGAAGGTGATCGAGGATGTCGCGCAAGCGTGCGGAGGATCGTACCGCGGCGCGCGGCTCGGCGGCTTCGGGGACTGCAATGCGTTCAGCCTCCAGTACCACAAGATCATCACCTCGGGCGAGGGCGGAATCGTGACCACGGACGACGATCGCCTCTACGACCGCGCCCAGGCATATCACGACACAGCGGCGTGCTGGCGGCCGGACCGCTTCGGCCTCCCGAGATACGAGGGCGAAGTCTTCCCCGGCGTCAACTTCAGGATGAGCGAGTTGGCCGGCGCGGTGGCATTAGTCCAGCTCCGGAAGCTCGACGGCCTGCTCGCGGGGATGCGTCGGAACAAGGCGCGGATCAAGGGTCAGCTTTCCGACCTCCCACTCACCTTTCGGCGGATGAATGACGCCGAGGGCGACACGGCGATCGCGCTGATCTTCTTCCTGCCTGACAGCGCCTTGACGGCCCGGTTCGCGGAGGCGCTCCAGGCGGAGGGAGTCGCGGCCGCGTGCATCTTCGACAAGGGCATCCCCGACTGGCACGTCTACGCGCACTGGAAGCACATCATGGACAAGGTGACCGCGACTCAGGAGGGGTGCCCATACACCTGCGCGTACTACGGGAAGAAGGTCGAGTACTCGCCGGACATGTGCCCGAACACGCTCGAACTCCTCAGCCGCTCGATCCACATAGACATCCCCCCGCAGATGACGGATGCCGACTGCGGCATGATCGCGGAGGGGATACGGAAGGTGGCGGCAGCGCTCCTGTAG
- a CDS encoding phosphoheptose isomerase, whose protein sequence is MRLSNQEQAGMVFDRILAETRGFGLEIADRDFGRPWGGFLRFTEESLGAFFKAYWKGADTGKHAGRRDPKVLIVAPAQRLSLQLHHRRSELWRVLDGPVMVIHGPDRENLAADVLYPGEVISIPCGHMHRLAGALDSWGRVAEIWQHEDPSNLSDESDIVRVQDDYSR, encoded by the coding sequence ATGAGACTAAGCAATCAGGAACAGGCAGGGATGGTTTTCGATCGGATACTGGCGGAAACGCGCGGATTCGGATTGGAGATCGCGGACCGAGATTTCGGGCGGCCGTGGGGCGGATTCTTGAGGTTCACCGAGGAGTCTCTAGGCGCGTTTTTCAAGGCTTACTGGAAGGGTGCGGATACCGGCAAGCATGCGGGCCGGCGCGACCCGAAGGTTCTGATCGTGGCGCCCGCTCAGCGGCTTTCACTCCAACTTCACCACCGCCGGTCGGAGCTCTGGCGTGTGCTCGACGGACCGGTGATGGTGATCCACGGCCCGGACCGCGAGAACCTGGCGGCGGACGTCCTGTATCCGGGCGAGGTGATCAGCATCCCCTGCGGACACATGCATCGGCTGGCGGGGGCGCTCGACTCCTGGGGCAGGGTGGCCGAAATCTGGCAGCACGAGGATCCGAGCAACCTCTCCGACGAGTCGGACATCGTCCGCGTGCAGGACGACTATTCCAGGTAG
- a CDS encoding ADP-ribosylglycohydrolase family protein — MNLNRPIILSEAEYRDKVYACWLGKNIGGTLGAPTEGRKEILNFEYYDPMPSESAPNDDLDLQLVWLKMLQERGINPTLSDFADYWMKHLAPYPWDEYGFCQRNLQRGLRPPISGCFENDFIDQMGSPIRSEIWACIAPGDPQLAAMMAWKDAVLDHAGGEGVWGEMFWAALESAAFVIQDPITLIRIGLGMIPIWSHIHRAITSAVWSYEHKASWEDARSRIITRFGHSHPCHAPQNHGFTIIGWLYGEGYGDMLCKAVNCGYDTDCTGATLGSLLGIIGGTKAIPKEWRDPIGEGIVLHKFTQNLDAPKTVGELTDQTIEIGMKLLNTRSQVAGIAFSTISPADPMPILTQNHLARDLWARDMESAMVSVGGGLEITLHYHGEPVIRPGFAKVLSISAERSGHAIPADMQLEVPKGWKSSPLRPSEEEVAYDVTAEKPSDSNTVTAHVTVAGKKHSAPFVLFGPDAGKDWQPARGVPTCPKCHARLESCLCPK; from the coding sequence GTGAACCTGAACAGACCGATCATCCTCTCTGAGGCCGAGTACCGCGACAAGGTATACGCGTGCTGGCTCGGCAAGAACATCGGGGGCACACTCGGCGCTCCGACCGAGGGCCGCAAGGAGATACTGAACTTCGAGTACTACGATCCGATGCCGTCCGAATCAGCGCCGAACGATGACCTCGACCTGCAACTCGTCTGGCTCAAGATGCTCCAGGAGCGCGGCATCAACCCGACGCTCTCCGACTTCGCCGATTACTGGATGAAGCATCTGGCCCCCTACCCCTGGGACGAGTACGGCTTCTGCCAGCGAAACCTCCAGCGGGGGCTCCGGCCGCCGATCTCCGGGTGCTTCGAGAACGACTTCATCGATCAGATGGGCTCCCCCATCCGCAGCGAGATATGGGCCTGCATCGCGCCCGGCGATCCCCAGCTCGCGGCGATGATGGCATGGAAGGATGCCGTCCTCGACCACGCGGGCGGCGAGGGCGTCTGGGGGGAGATGTTCTGGGCGGCCCTGGAAAGCGCCGCGTTTGTCATCCAAGACCCGATTACGCTCATCCGGATCGGGCTCGGCATGATCCCGATCTGGTCGCACATCCATCGGGCGATTACATCCGCCGTATGGTCATATGAGCACAAGGCCTCATGGGAGGATGCCCGCAGCCGGATCATCACGCGCTTCGGCCACAGCCACCCGTGCCACGCTCCGCAGAACCACGGCTTCACGATCATCGGCTGGCTCTACGGGGAGGGCTACGGCGACATGCTCTGCAAGGCGGTCAACTGCGGCTACGATACCGACTGCACCGGCGCCACACTCGGCTCGCTACTCGGCATCATCGGCGGCACGAAGGCCATCCCGAAGGAGTGGCGCGACCCGATCGGCGAGGGCATCGTGCTCCACAAGTTCACGCAGAACCTCGATGCGCCGAAGACCGTCGGCGAACTGACCGACCAGACCATCGAGATCGGCATGAAGCTCCTGAACACCAGGTCGCAGGTTGCCGGTATCGCATTTAGTACAATATCACCCGCTGATCCTATGCCAATCTTGACTCAGAACCACCTCGCGAGGGACCTCTGGGCGAGGGACATGGAATCGGCCATGGTGAGCGTTGGCGGCGGTCTGGAGATCACGCTTCACTATCACGGTGAGCCGGTGATCCGCCCGGGGTTCGCTAAGGTACTCAGCATCTCCGCCGAGCGATCGGGGCATGCGATCCCCGCCGACATGCAGTTGGAGGTCCCCAAGGGCTGGAAATCGAGCCCCCTCCGGCCATCGGAGGAAGAGGTCGCGTACGATGTCACCGCCGAGAAACCGTCGGACTCGAACACCGTGACCGCGCACGTCACCGTAGCAGGAAAGAAGCACAGCGCGCCGTTTGTGCTGTTCGGCCCGGATGCCGGAAAGGACTGGCAGCCTGCTCGCGGAGTTCCTACCTGCCCCAAGTGCCACGCGCGCCTCGAATCGTGCCTCTGCCCGAAGTAG
- the pdxA gene encoding 4-hydroxythreonine-4-phosphate dehydrogenase PdxA encodes MKRPTVAVTMGDPAGIGPEVVLGSLRSDEVYRRAIPVVIGSIEVLRRCSERVGGSAPYLLTVEGPEDAEGCRGRVEVLDVPTPGIELIEPGLVQGPAGIAADAYIRRACELASEERIDAISTAPISKESLRAAGIRGIGHTELLADYLHSPDPLTLFITGNMRIFFLSRHLSLRQAIEYITEERVAAMIRRVDGAMRGFGFESPSIAVAALNPHASDGGQFGSEEAEIIIPAVQKARGEGINVVGPIGADSVFHQALDGRYDCVLSLYHDQGHIAAKTRDFFRTVTATLGLPVLRTSVDHGTGFDIAWQGKANAVSMEAAILAAVEMLQRMAP; translated from the coding sequence ATGAAACGTCCGACAGTTGCGGTTACGATGGGCGATCCGGCGGGGATCGGGCCGGAGGTCGTTCTGGGGTCGCTGAGGAGCGACGAAGTCTACCGGCGAGCGATTCCGGTCGTCATCGGCAGCATCGAGGTGCTGAGGCGGTGCTCCGAACGGGTCGGCGGTTCGGCCCCGTATCTGCTAACCGTCGAAGGCCCGGAGGACGCTGAGGGATGCCGCGGGCGGGTCGAGGTGCTGGATGTGCCGACTCCCGGTATCGAGTTGATCGAACCGGGACTGGTGCAGGGTCCGGCCGGGATCGCCGCTGATGCGTACATCCGTCGGGCCTGCGAACTGGCGTCGGAGGAGCGGATTGACGCGATCTCGACCGCTCCGATCAGCAAGGAGTCACTCCGCGCCGCCGGGATCCGCGGGATCGGGCATACCGAACTCCTGGCCGACTACCTTCATTCCCCGGACCCGCTGACGCTGTTCATCACCGGCAACATGCGAATCTTCTTCTTGTCCAGGCATCTGTCGCTCAGGCAGGCGATCGAGTACATCACAGAGGAGCGTGTGGCCGCGATGATACGAAGGGTGGACGGGGCGATGCGGGGCTTCGGCTTCGAGTCGCCGAGCATCGCGGTTGCCGCGCTCAATCCCCATGCGAGTGACGGGGGCCAGTTCGGTAGTGAGGAGGCGGAGATCATCATCCCGGCGGTCCAGAAGGCGCGCGGGGAAGGGATCAACGTCGTCGGCCCGATCGGCGCGGACTCCGTCTTTCACCAGGCTCTCGACGGGCGCTACGATTGCGTGCTGTCGCTCTACCACGACCAGGGCCACATCGCCGCCAAGACCCGCGACTTCTTCCGCACGGTGACGGCGACGCTCGGTCTCCCGGTCCTGCGCACGTCGGTCGATCACGGCACTGGCTTCGACATCGCGTGGCAGGGGAAGGCGAATGCGGTCAGCATGGAGGCGGCGATCCTGGCTGCGGTCGAGATGCTCCAACGTATGGCTCCCTAG
- a CDS encoding sulfatase yields the protein MRSDKPSIVVVICHDLGQHLGCYGAKGVRSPNIDRFAETGIRFANSFCAAPQCSPSRAALWTGRFPHANGVVGLTHGGFANDLHPKERHLAQILGDGGYETHLFGHQHEARRAERCGHDMMHRTGRCAEVADGFVEFLAMRGQQSRPFFAEVCFVEPHRPFHHEDVEANDPQSMAVPPWLPDIPEVREDLADLEASVSSADKAFGRILDAIDSSDIAGDTIVIFTADHGTAFPHAKMTLYDPGIEVPLIVRVPGSKRGITRREIISNVDVFPTLLDLVGMQVPSNLHGRSFRGLLSGADYLPREAVFAEKTYHTYYDPMRAIRTERWKLIANFENAPWQETSPDYFNNAKCYVEVSKALDVPYPVMYHPPIEFFDLHNDPCEQHNLADATEHAATRDDLIRRLRQWMRETEDPLLDGPMAQGAYCERMRVFKNV from the coding sequence ATGCGTTCCGACAAGCCCAGTATCGTCGTAGTGATATGTCACGACCTGGGGCAGCACCTGGGATGTTACGGCGCGAAGGGCGTCCGTTCGCCCAACATTGACCGATTCGCCGAGACAGGAATCCGGTTTGCGAACTCGTTCTGCGCCGCGCCCCAGTGCAGCCCATCCCGTGCCGCGCTTTGGACCGGCCGATTCCCTCACGCCAACGGGGTAGTCGGCCTCACGCACGGAGGATTCGCCAACGACCTGCACCCGAAGGAACGACACCTCGCGCAGATCCTGGGCGACGGGGGCTACGAGACGCATCTCTTCGGCCACCAGCACGAGGCCCGGCGTGCGGAGCGATGCGGTCACGACATGATGCATCGGACCGGGAGGTGCGCCGAGGTCGCGGACGGCTTCGTGGAGTTCCTCGCTATGCGCGGCCAGCAGTCGCGCCCGTTCTTCGCGGAGGTGTGTTTCGTCGAGCCGCATCGGCCGTTCCATCACGAGGATGTTGAGGCGAACGACCCTCAGAGCATGGCCGTTCCACCCTGGCTTCCGGACATACCCGAGGTGCGCGAAGACCTGGCCGACCTCGAGGCATCTGTATCCTCGGCCGACAAGGCATTTGGGCGCATCCTCGATGCCATCGACTCCTCGGATATCGCAGGGGATACGATTGTGATCTTCACGGCAGACCACGGAACCGCATTCCCGCACGCAAAGATGACCCTCTACGATCCCGGAATCGAGGTGCCTCTCATCGTAAGAGTCCCCGGCTCCAAGCGAGGGATCACTCGCCGGGAGATTATCTCGAACGTGGATGTCTTCCCCACGCTGCTCGACCTCGTGGGGATGCAAGTACCTTCGAACCTGCACGGCCGCAGTTTTCGGGGGCTGCTCTCCGGGGCAGACTACCTGCCGCGAGAGGCCGTCTTCGCTGAGAAGACATATCACACCTACTATGATCCGATGAGGGCCATCCGCACCGAGCGGTGGAAGCTGATCGCCAACTTCGAGAACGCGCCCTGGCAGGAGACCTCGCCGGACTACTTCAACAACGCGAAGTGCTACGTGGAGGTGTCTAAGGCGCTCGACGTCCCCTACCCCGTCATGTACCATCCGCCGATCGAGTTTTTCGACCTGCACAATGATCCCTGCGAGCAGCACAACCTCGCCGATGCGACGGAACATGCAGCCACCCGCGATGATCTCATCCGGCGGCTGAGACAATGGATGCGGGAAACGGAAGATCCCCTACTCGACGGCCCGATGGCTCAGGGCGCATATTGCGAGCGGATGAGAGTGTTCAAGAACGTCTGA
- a CDS encoding 30S ribosomal protein S18, with translation MRPTGGRPGGRRDGPDRGGSKFRRPRRRVCAFCADKIDSADYKNAARLRRYVSDRGKILPRRATGNCAKHQRMIMHAIKRAREIALLPFTAE, from the coding sequence ATGAGACCAACCGGAGGAAGACCCGGTGGAAGAAGAGACGGCCCGGACAGAGGCGGCAGCAAGTTCCGACGCCCGCGCCGTAGAGTCTGCGCGTTTTGCGCGGACAAGATAGATTCCGCAGACTACAAGAACGCCGCAAGGTTGCGGAGGTACGTCTCCGATCGAGGCAAGATCCTGCCGAGACGGGCTACCGGCAACTGCGCCAAGCACCAGAGGATGATCATGCACGCGATCAAGCGCGCGCGTGAGATCGCTCTCCTGCCGTTCACCGCGGAGTAG
- a CDS encoding single-stranded DNA-binding protein: MLNRVVLIGRLATDPELKYTASGIAVTSFLLAVDRRPNSQGEKETDFIRIVAWRQSAEFAANYLTKGRLVSVDGKLQTRSWVAQDGTRRNAAEVVADDLRGLDKPKERTGVEPVPGDEAVPEPDHEEAEVAADQQLEDPFDQE, encoded by the coding sequence ATGTTGAACAGAGTAGTGCTGATCGGACGGCTCGCGACTGATCCCGAGTTGAAGTACACGGCTAGTGGAATCGCGGTGACATCGTTTCTTCTCGCGGTTGACAGGCGCCCCAACTCGCAAGGCGAGAAGGAGACGGACTTCATTAGGATAGTGGCATGGAGACAGTCCGCCGAGTTCGCGGCAAACTATCTTACCAAGGGCCGATTGGTCTCAGTAGATGGCAAACTGCAAACCCGCTCCTGGGTTGCACAGGATGGTACTCGCAGAAACGCCGCCGAGGTGGTAGCCGACGACCTGAGAGGCCTGGATAAGCCCAAGGAGCGCACGGGAGTCGAGCCTGTCCCCGGTGACGAAGCCGTCCCTGAGCCGGACCACGAGGAAGCGGAGGTCGCCGCCGACCAGCAACTCGAGGACCCATTCGACCAGGAGTGA
- a CDS encoding 30S ribosomal protein S6, with amino-acid sequence MVRPYEVLYIVHPDLTDEQITPITEKYKAVVEGQGGEVESINRWEKRRLAYEVKGQMDGIYVLMNYTGEPAVSAELDRTMKIGEDVLRHLIVRTDEV; translated from the coding sequence ATGGTACGACCATACGAGGTACTGTACATCGTCCATCCGGACCTCACGGATGAGCAGATCACCCCTATCACCGAGAAGTACAAGGCAGTGGTAGAGGGTCAGGGCGGCGAGGTGGAATCCATCAACCGATGGGAGAAAAGAAGGCTCGCCTACGAGGTGAAGGGACAGATGGACGGCATCTACGTTCTTATGAACTACACTGGCGAGCCTGCGGTTTCCGCTGAGCTTGACAGAACCATGAAGATCGGTGAAGATGTCCTGCGCCACCTGATCGTCCGCACGGACGAGGTGTAG
- a CDS encoding carbohydrate ABC transporter permease → MTTTTDWKRRKHRREQIRAGLQHLMLVGIGVSFMLPFYWLVSTSLKPDNQIFLSPPAWVPHPAMWSNYPKALTYVPFGNYLLNTLTICALSVFGTLFSCTLVAYSFSKIRWPGRSIAFMILISTMMLPGQVTMIPVFGIFKSLHWIDTIKPLVVPSFLGSAFFIFLLRQFFMTVPLELSDSAKIDGCSEFDIYWRIVLPLAKPALATVALFAFIGAWNDFLGPLIYLNDETKYTLSLGLQQFVSQHGAEWSMLMAAATVMTLPIVILFFFAQKTFIQGITLTGIKG, encoded by the coding sequence ATGACCACCACTACTGACTGGAAACGAAGAAAGCATCGCCGAGAGCAGATCAGAGCCGGGCTGCAGCACCTCATGCTCGTGGGCATCGGGGTGAGTTTCATGCTGCCTTTCTACTGGCTCGTCTCGACCAGCCTGAAACCGGACAACCAGATCTTCCTCTCGCCGCCCGCGTGGGTGCCCCACCCCGCGATGTGGTCGAACTACCCGAAGGCGCTCACCTACGTCCCGTTCGGCAACTATCTGCTCAACACGCTGACCATCTGTGCGCTGTCGGTCTTCGGGACGCTTTTCTCGTGCACGCTCGTCGCCTACAGCTTCTCGAAAATCCGCTGGCCGGGACGGAGCATCGCGTTCATGATCCTGATCAGCACCATGATGCTCCCGGGTCAGGTTACGATGATCCCGGTCTTCGGTATCTTCAAATCGCTGCACTGGATAGATACGATCAAGCCTCTCGTCGTGCCGTCGTTCCTCGGAAGCGCTTTCTTCATCTTCCTGCTCCGCCAGTTCTTCATGACGGTGCCGCTCGAACTGTCGGATTCGGCAAAGATCGACGGCTGCTCCGAGTTCGACATCTACTGGCGGATCGTGCTCCCGCTGGCCAAGCCCGCGCTCGCCACGGTGGCGCTCTTCGCGTTCATCGGGGCCTGGAACGACTTCCTCGGCCCGCTGATCTACCTCAACGACGAGACGAAGTACACGCTCTCGCTCGGACTTCAGCAGTTTGTCAGCCAGCACGGCGCGGAGTGGTCGATGCTGATGGCTGCCGCGACTGTGATGACGCTGCCGATCGTGATCCTCTTCTTCTTCGCCCAGAAGACGTTCATTCAGGGGATAACTCTCACGGGTATTAAGGGATAG